From one Streptomyces sp. SCSIO 30461 genomic stretch:
- a CDS encoding carboxyl transferase domain-containing protein, translating into MTDGLTARAAIALVAEEFAEFERSDGPKGSARPEESEASVWSETPQRTGAPAGTAAAQPADGPIGWDGYGASRARAAARSGEQESVVWGVARIGERRAVVVSFEFRFMGGSLGERTGDRLEAAYAHARAERLPLVSLIATGGSRMQEGMIALTQLQRVARAAALTRAAGLPQIAVLRDPTTGGGWATLGAGADVILALPGAQIGFAGSRVRPQGADPSAYTATGQLAAGQIDAIVRREELRETLASWLVLLTGGAGSAPPPADAPAPPLALGSQDPAPTGWGAVQLARSARRPRAQAYLDTHFGSRLDIQGDRCGGTDPGMLCGFGLREGRTVAYAAQAGTATRPAGYRTAARLIRLADRLGIPVLTLVDTPGAANDAEAEREGAGAAIAEAFAAIAEARVPVTTLVIGEGGSGGALALAAPGNTWTTPDGYFSVIAPELAAAILKRGPGEAAATADQLRLRPQDLVELGLVRGIVSSGGGAAKQP; encoded by the coding sequence ATGACTGACGGGCTGACCGCACGGGCGGCGATCGCATTGGTGGCCGAGGAGTTCGCGGAGTTCGAACGGTCTGACGGGCCCAAGGGATCCGCACGGCCAGAGGAGTCCGAAGCATCCGTATGGTCCGAGACCCCGCAGCGAACGGGTGCTCCCGCCGGCACGGCTGCCGCACAGCCGGCTGACGGGCCGATCGGCTGGGACGGCTATGGCGCCTCGCGAGCCAGGGCCGCGGCCCGCAGCGGCGAACAGGAGTCGGTCGTCTGGGGTGTGGCGCGGATCGGTGAGCGCCGTGCCGTGGTGGTGTCCTTCGAGTTCCGCTTCATGGGCGGCTCGCTGGGCGAACGGACCGGGGACCGACTGGAGGCTGCGTACGCGCACGCGCGCGCCGAGCGCCTGCCCCTCGTGTCGCTGATCGCCACCGGTGGCAGCCGGATGCAGGAGGGCATGATCGCCCTCACCCAGCTCCAGCGGGTGGCACGCGCCGCCGCCCTGACCCGTGCGGCCGGCCTGCCCCAGATCGCTGTGCTCCGGGACCCCACCACGGGCGGCGGCTGGGCCACGCTGGGGGCGGGCGCGGACGTGATCCTGGCGCTGCCCGGCGCCCAGATCGGCTTCGCCGGTTCACGGGTCAGGCCGCAGGGCGCCGACCCGTCCGCGTACACGGCGACGGGTCAGCTGGCCGCCGGCCAGATCGACGCGATCGTCCGACGGGAGGAGCTGCGCGAGACGCTGGCGTCGTGGCTCGTGCTACTGACGGGCGGGGCCGGGTCAGCGCCGCCGCCGGCCGACGCACCCGCGCCGCCGCTCGCGCTCGGCAGCCAGGATCCGGCACCCACCGGCTGGGGCGCCGTCCAGTTGGCTCGCTCCGCACGACGCCCGCGCGCCCAGGCGTATCTCGACACGCACTTCGGCTCGCGGCTCGACATCCAGGGCGACCGGTGCGGCGGCACGGACCCCGGGATGCTGTGCGGCTTCGGACTGCGGGAGGGCCGGACGGTGGCCTACGCAGCGCAGGCGGGGACGGCGACCCGGCCCGCCGGCTACCGGACCGCCGCACGGCTGATACGGCTCGCGGACCGGCTCGGGATTCCCGTGCTGACGCTGGTGGACACCCCAGGGGCCGCGAACGACGCGGAGGCCGAGCGCGAGGGTGCGGGGGCGGCCATCGCCGAGGCCTTCGCGGCGATAGCGGAGGCCCGGGTCCCGGTGACCACGCTGGTGATCGGCGAGGGCGGCTCGGGCGGAGCACTGGCGCTGGCCGCTCCGGGCAACACCTGGACCACGCCGGACGGCTACTTCTCGGTGATCGCGCCCGAGCTCGCCGCGGCGATCCTCAAACGAGGGCCGGGCGAGGCGGCCGCCACGGCGGACCAGCTGCGGCTACGGCCCCAGGACCTGGTGGAGCTGGGGCTGGTGCGGGGGATCGTGAGTTCCGGAGGCGGCGCAGCGAAGCAGCCATGA
- a CDS encoding DUF6400 family protein produces the protein MDQDPTPDHISFSIDLTFEEARRRAEVVAALGPDWDPMAALRDEEAAYSLLYSGLDAEQQRTYEALVAAGVLPENPRRPGGEPGRAASH, from the coding sequence ATGGACCAGGACCCCACCCCTGACCACATATCCTTCTCGATCGATCTGACCTTCGAAGAGGCCAGGCGGCGAGCCGAGGTCGTGGCCGCTCTCGGGCCCGACTGGGATCCCATGGCAGCGCTGCGGGACGAGGAGGCGGCGTACTCCCTCCTCTACTCCGGGCTCGATGCCGAGCAGCAGCGCACCTACGAAGCGCTCGTCGCGGCGGGTGTGCTGCCCGAGAACCCCCGACGGCCCGGAGGGGAGCCCGGCCGTGCGGCTTCCCATTGA